Below is a genomic region from Anoplopoma fimbria isolate UVic2021 breed Golden Eagle Sablefish chromosome 20, Afim_UVic_2022, whole genome shotgun sequence.
atgtgacaataaatatgaatgttcttttcatttcagctctgtAGTGAGAGAAGTGAGGAACTCGTGCACCGAAGTGAGCACAGACTATTCATACTTATACCATCAGGTGCTGGATCAGTCTCTACTCGGTTGGCACTCTGAATTGCAGATTTAATGACAGTTGTGGGTGAGCCAAAGAGTtcagtagcaaaaaaaaaaaaaaaaaaaaagtaaaggagAGGAGAACTGTTTGTTCCGATTCTCTCTCGCCCTTCCAAGTCACAGCAATCTCTCGCGATCCGGCTTTAGTTTGCACCTAATCACGTGAAGTCTCACTCCTGTCTCCCACAATCACCGAGTCCCATTTTCTGTCATTGCTACTCATTTTCCAGCCTCATCAAACTGCAGCGCATGCATCCCTTCATCGGAGCGGCATCGTTTTGCCCCGCGTTCCTTTTTTATCAGAGGTGGTGTGAGACACCAGAGAAAGGCAGTAGAAGTGATGCTTTGAATTAGTGTTCAGTCATTTGCTGGAATATTTCACATTCCCATCATAGCTAAAAACATCCctttataaaatacattctAGATAAACTTATGTGGCTtctttattctgaaaatgtgcCATATATTCTTTCAGACACATGTTTTAGACAGAAGAGGGAAGTGCAGGGGgggtgttttctttcttttggttAAAGtagattttgttttgaaaaatcaGCACAATGGTGTGTTATCATAACATCATATAGACACTTTTTTGGGGGAGATATTCTCTGAATGATGAACATAAACAGTCTTGGGTCCTGAGCAGTGTCGCACTCATTTACACAGgtcgatcacacacacacacacacacacacacacacacacacacacacacacacagtagtgaATCACCGCTGATGCAGAAAATTAGTCATTTTTTAGCTtatttgaatgttaaaaaataacagctgTTAATGCACTGAATAGCGTCAGGCTCTTGCCACTTTCAACACAACCTGTCATTTCAAAATGCATGCGGGTCAATGAGAAAACAGTCCTCTATATGTTGTTTTCAGGCCACCAAAGTGATTATAGAGGTTTGATGGAATTGTTCTACAGTGATTTTAGCTTAAAAAAAGGCTCCCGAAACCCCTATAACGGGTTACAAAGAGTACAGTTTCTTTTAACTCCTATGGACAATTGAGCAATTCAGTAATGTCCGCCTCCCACAAGTCACTTGTAGGTAATGCGATTGGCATTTTATTCCTGTCCTCTTAGGGAATTATAATCCCtcaggagttgtttttttttcatagcttGCTTCACTGGACGTCATGAATGGTGTCTCAGTCTTTGGGGAAATACAACAGATATGCTGTATTATCGTGGcagctgcttgttttttttttttttagattcctTAGAAGCTTGCAGAATTACACGGCTCTTGTATCTCAGGAAAGTATTGTTATTACATATGAGGTCTCGCAGAAATCCCTGTACACTCCTGTACGACATGGCAGGTTCCTGTATGATCAATATGAGCAGGTACGTTTGTGTCAGCCACGTTTGCAAATACTGAGTGTTCgtgtttttttccaatgttttttttgttcatctggGGTTTAAACGGCACCTATCCTGTGATGGGGCACTTGTAGAGTCTGTAGGTTCGGGCAGGTGAAGTAGGGAGCCGGGAGGAAACAAGTGGCTATCCCGTTGGAGGCGAATGGCAGTGTTGGCCCATAGAAgacctcctccttcccctctgTGCTCAGATCCAGCACCTGGAAACAGgacattcatttaattttatactttaacatttattattttactagcttgtgtgtgtgctcaacTAGTAATATATCTGCTGTTGCTTGAAGGCAgccttaaaacaaatattttcaagcAAGCTATTTAATGGCTATTTCTTCGTTCGTGCACTTCTGTTTCACTTGATTATACAAAAAGCATGTTATTGATAGAGTGATATGAATTCAGGTATTCTATGTGTTGCGCGgcttagaaaaataaataaaaaaatccccatCTCTCACCTGTATGCATGCCAGAGGCTCGTTGGTCCAAATGGAGTATCCTCCGACCACATAGATCCTGTCATCGTGGACGGCCACTCCGGACTCATTTTGACCTGGAGAGGACAAAGAGCCGACACAATGCTTCACTGTGCCAAGCAGAGGGCGTTCTGACAGTATGACtcctgtgtcctcctcctcctcccccccctcaccccgGGGAGGCAGAGACGGAGGGAGATAAATGGGGAAAGATGGGGCAAGGGCGGGAGTGTATGGAGATTGAGCTCCTGTTCTCCTTCCCCGTGACTTTGTCTTGAACTTATATCACAGGAGGagagaacaaaagaggaaaGTCATCCGGGAGTAGAGAAGGAGGTTGGAATAGTAAAGTCACCTGAACTTTAAACCCTCTGAGCCTTCATTCAAGACATGAATTGACACAATATGACCACATCCCATAGCATATGCTTGATAGATTGTGCCTCTAGTGCCTCTAGGTCCAGGCTGATGGAGGTGGTACTCCATCAGCCTGGAGGCTATAGATGCAGCATGCCCACGGGTCCAAAGTAGGGATATATGTGTATTCACTGTATAGCAGCATCCTACCACCTACTCACAACCAGTAGGGAGGCATTATGGGTTATGTTTTCATCTaatgagagggggagaaagcAAAGAGCTTTTCTCAACCTAGGTTTCTAAGTGCCACATACACGTACTTAGTATTTGCTCTGTAGCATTAAATATTGATGACTAGGTAAGCTACATTCAAagataaagtttttttaaaaatggatgtATTTAGACTTTAACAACTGAAAATATCAGCTCACCTACTTTATCAAACTATGTGTGTGGTTTTATCAGACAACCCAGCAACattctcactttttcttttgtgaaataacaaaaacGGTTTCAACTTTGGaaaagaaatgtgcttttatGTAGGACCCCATCGTTCATAGAAGCTGACTAAGAAAGAATGTTTTCAGGGCCTTTAACAGAAAAGTTGACCGGGACTATATTAGCTCcgtttttcttttcaccagCTCCTGATGGGAATATCTGGCCCTCCAGCTGCTTTACACTGTTAAAATGTCTAAGAGTTAGACTTTGAATTTCCTCAATCAGCTGCATgccaaaaacaacagacaacCTGGAAGAAGCTGTAAAGCTCCTTAAAGCTGAGGGTAACTGCAGAGTCAGGTCATAATCACTTCATACAATCTCTCTCACATACAAGTCGTCGCTTGATCTATTGTTCCTGTAAAAAATATTGCTTATAGGCTCTTTAAAATATGTCtagtaaaatgaaaaaggtagGTTCCAAGACTGATGATGTGGAAAGAGTTGCATGTTGCAGTTCTCCCAGTTATCATCCCTAAATTGCAGTGACATAATAAGTGTTTGTTAGAATTCCAAGAACTGCAACACCCACAATTTACATAATGTGACAGTTAACATAACTGCATGTGCTGACGAGAATCTGCCATTTTTGTTGCGTCCCGTCTTCCCGGACAGAGCTCTCTTTTAGGCCTAAgtgtgcattttttatttgtcaaatccTGTGTGTGAACTGGTTTTCCAGCAGCTTGTGCAGTGCCTCAATTAGATGGGACAGGACCTTCTTCTCTGTTGCTTCCCCAGTATATGTCACAAGGAGCCTTACCTAGATGGCTATTTTTGCAGCCTTTTTAAGCATGATGTCCACCTATGTTTGTGTCTACATTACATTGGAAGGAAAGAACACTTGCAGACCAGAAGGTTGATTGATTGGTACATTTGGAAGTGAACGCGTGGTCACATGTGTGGTGTCCTCGCTTTGCCCACCCGTGAGGAGGCTGAAGGAGCATCTCGTCCACTGGTCCAGGTCCATGTTGTAGGAGTCGATGTGGCGGACCAGGATTCGGTCGTTGTTGTAGTCCAGGTCATTGCCGCCCAGCACGTAGAGCTGCCTCCTCACCGCCACCATGACGTGGTAAACCCGCCTCTGCAACATGGGACTGTGGGCCAGCCACTGGTCCTGAGGAGAGTGGTGAAGAGTGGATTAAAGGGGGGACAGCAGATGGaggggaagaaaggaaggaagaaaacGATTCGATGCAGGTGAGATGTGAAAtgagggtggaggggagggggagagaaacgGAGAGGGTGGGAAGGGAAGGAGGATGAATAGGAAGATTAATATTTAAGCATATCCATGCATGGGTAATTGATGTATGCTCAGCGCTGGATAAATAACGTGACACTGGAGCTCTGGTTTGTACTAATGACTTCCCTCCCTATTTCTAATCATATGTTTCAGCCACTCCATTTTACACCGAGGATCCCTGCTCATTTCACTAAGTGTGTCGAAGcttattttgtgtgtatgtgtatgtgtgtgtttgattgaggcagagaatgagtgtgtgtatgtgtgtgtgtgtgtgtgtctgctgggaGCTGACGGGTGGCCATCTGTTGAGGGTAGAGTGGGTGGGGGGTTGCTGTTGCTCTGGCAGGTGAATGTAGATTCATGGTGAATACAAATGAgactctctccgtctctctctttcactcgcCTCTTCGTTCGCTCGCTTCTCCACGACCACGAcgtgcacacaaaaaaaagcacggACCCATATGGATGTGCACCTTACGCATTATACACACCGCATACCTCCGCAGTATATACGGCCTCACCAGGATGCAGCCCTCTTTAACAGCTGGCTCATATACATAACACAAACAGAAGCCGCAGCTATATTCCAACACAAATAGCTGGGAGTATTGCAAATacagaaattatatttaattgtcaCCCactgcaacaaaataaataggatTGTTTCACTTTGAATTTAGGGTAAAAGGTTGTCACGTTGTGGAGGTATATTGGGGGGGgttgtatttacatttacacattgCAGTACCAGTTTTACAAATCACAAATACAGTAGTTGACTGTGGGTTGTATTCTAAAATAAGCTGCagagtttcatgttttttgtaaagtttttcatattttccaaGATGCCATTGGTTTCCATTAGTTTCCATATGGTGTGAAAATCAATTAGCAGACTCTTGACACCTGCCTGTTGTGTAATCCATCACAGCCATCAAAgtttctgcatttcttttctGAAAAGTTCCATTATTATCGCATTGATGCTGTTTAactgtagttgttgttttctttttttttcttttcaaaagtagtaatttgtttatatagCCAAAAATCCTAAATTTGTCTTAGACTGATTTACAACCTCAACTTCATAGGATACACTCCATCCTTAAACCCTTTTTTCAGGGAAGGAAAAACTCTCAGAAAAACATTCATCAGTGGAGACAGGAGAGATGATGATCAGAGGAGGGATAGTTCTCCCAGTACGGGCCGATGCATGTACGGTGAACAGTTTTATGTACACAGGCGACAGAAAAATCTGTGAATTGCAATATCTTTACAGTATTAAGTAAATAGAGTAGATTGCTCACATATAATTTGTAACACGATGGGTTACATAACTCGAGAGGAAGCGAGTCTGACAACTGACTGTACAGAACCAAATTAGAGTGGGAGTAACTGGCACAAATTCACCTTCTTTCAAGGAGAATGGAGAAGGGAAAGCagtcttaatgtttttttaatataacaaCACTTCTAGTATTGAGAACACCAGACCAACACGTTTGTGCTAGACCCTGATGACTGGTAGCACTGTTGCCGTTTTTTCTGAGCTGCTACAAACGTCTGTGGAATGTACGAAGAAACAATGAGAGTGCAGTGCCCTCCAACTACTGATTTTAGACCCTGATGATGACGATGAGCCGAAACACTTTTGGTCtgacaataaagttgttctTAATACTAAGTGATACAAGTGTTGCTCGAATTTGACCTATGAAACTTAATGGTTAGGTTATAAGATAtgtttaaacctttatttactGATTTACTTGGACACTTGGTGGCAGCGAAACAAGCTGTAAACCAGGCCCCAACATCTGGGTCTGAAAAAgcgaagccaatgcagaagtgccttaaagtTGCATTCTatctactggccagcagggggcaactcctctggttgcaaaaagaagtctgattgtatagaagtctatgagaaaatgactctacttctctcttgatttattacctcagtaatcAATGTAAAcacgagtttatggtctcaatcgctagtttcatgtcttcttcaatacagcataatgttcatttataacATATATAGTAGAATAGACCAAAAAGCAAGGTTTGCTTAAGGGCGGGGCAAGCTTGTGATTGATTGGTTGCTACAACGCTGGCCAGTCTGGGTGCTttccgtgtttttgtcttagaactttaacctttttacggtgtgttttcagtttatgaaaGGTAATTGTAACATTTCGGTCACGAAAAATACTTTTGGGTGTACTTAGCCCCCCCCCTTCCATGTCACATCTGGtagcaaaaagccaagatggcacTGCCCAAATACAAAGATGGCGAcacccaaaatgttgaaatcaaGCCTTCAAAACGGCAAACCACAagccaatgggtgacgtcatggtgactacgtcagcttcttatatacagtctctgCTGATGagcaaagactgtatataagtcTTGATGAGAGCAGttagactgaaccaaaacagtaaagttggaGGTCGACAAGGAACTGAAAAATGCTAAAAGACTGCGTAGAACTGTACAGTTAAATCTCTGGGGGTCAGTCACAATGAGCTACACCTTTCACCTTTACATAATCATTTCATCCATTGTTAATATGGAACTATTCATTCGAGCAGCTTTACAAACATGAAACTCTACAGCATGCTTTGGAATATGGTCAGCAGTTACACAATATAATACACTTTACAAGTATAAGtatgataaaaacacactgtatgGTTTAATAAAGTGTGAGATCGCATCACTTCACAGTTACCTGTTCCGGGTCGTAGACCATCAGTCGGTTCTGGTACTGAGCTGTGTTTGTCACGCCACCTGTAACACAAAGGAACAAAACCTTAAAAGATGTAGGTGCATAAAGCAGCGTATTTCTGAACtacatgttaaatgtgtgtctCAAGGTTAATATAATGCATatttgagagtgtgtgagtaTCTTGAGTCCGTCTTCCTCTATCGCTCCTATACCTGAGACCCAGAGCAGGCTGTCGGCCACACAGCCGGCGTGGCAGGACAGCGAGCGGTCGAAGGGTTGGACAAACATCCATTTGTTCCTCTTGGGGCAGTAGCGCTCCACAGAGGGCAGCACCTGCCTCAGCTCGTTCCTGCCCCCCACTGCGTACAGGTACTGGCCCAGCACACCCAGGACAAAGTGTTCTCTGCAGGCCTTCATGGGGGCGATCTCAGTCCAGCAGTCTCCCCTGGAGTCGTACCGACATGCAGTCCTCACGGCACACGTCCTCCCCGTGGCGTGCTCCACCTCCCCGCCcacaacaaacaggaagttcCCCATCACGGCCACACAGTGGTGGCTGCGCCCGGTTGGCATGGGCGCCAGCTCGCTCCAGTTGGACCCGCCCGCGACCCGCACATGCTCCTGCGTGGCCGGGTTGAAGTACCGCAGCTCCCTGACCCTGCTCACCTCCCGCTTCCGCCCGCCAGCTATGTAAAGGGTGAGGGACTGGAATCGAGGCCTGGTGCGGGCCGACTGGCGGAGGGGCTGGGCGAAGGTGGCGTGGTGGTAGTCCAGGGCCTCCTCCACGAGGGCGGCGGCAGTCGGGCTGGACTGGACCAGAGAGTGGCTACGGGCCAGGTGGTGCAGCGTGGGGACATCCATCAGGCCATAGCGGACGTGTTGGAGCAGATCGTCAGCGTACTGGTGGCGGCAGTCGTGTTCCAGCCACAGAACGACCAGCTacaggcagagggaggagagaagaactGAGTGAGTTATGGACTCCATCAACACCttcacaaaaacactcaaatgGGTCATATGGAGTTAAAATTCAGTATCCACTCATTATGAGTCAATTATAAATGTTTGCAtagcagaaatatttttttgaagaaaattgGAAATCGCTAATAGAATCTTTAATGTACAGTTTGATGGATAAATGAAAATTATTGTTTCAATTTGGGCTTAATGGTTTAATTGGCTTAAATTGGGGTACACCATCTGTAAATCTTGGTGCTCTGCCTCTTTTGGTTGTAATTGATAAAACAAGTTGAACTGAatcaatttacttttttctaagTGAGGGGAGGGTCAGGAGATAACTGCCGTCTTTAAAATTTGAAACATAGGGTTCAGCCTCCACAATACCCAAAGACTTTGTATTTTAGTCACTTAAAAAATGGGGGGGTTGGAAGAAGGAAGTAGTTaggaacagagagaaaatggggAAGGAACAGAGGGTGCAAGAGGAAAGTACAGTAGGAGTAAGAAACAGTCAGTATGAAAAGAACGAAAgaacagaggaaggaaatgatgaaaacagaagagagagaaataagcGTAGGCTGCTAATCAGTTATTTTTCTAGACACCTAGGCTATTATGGCAAGACTGAGGCATGCCCGATCCACATCCATACTtgccagccacacacacacacacacacacacacacacacacacacacacacacacatacaaatatttattaatcaGCAGCATTCAATATACAGACTGTAAATATCCACAGGCACCTTCTTTTGTTTAATGCAGGCGAACCGGGTTGCAGAGGATTTAATTGAACTTGAGAGCGGAGGAAGGTTATTTAGTTGCGACGAGATGTGAATGTGGGCGAGATGACTGGAGATCACTGATGCCATTATGGGGAAAACAAAGCGCTTTTTAAACTAGCTATGGAGAGCTTGGTATAGCAGAACAATGACAGGTTTCTGGGGCAGTGGATAGTGGCAACATATGGTTTTCAGACCAGGATGACCACGGACAGAATCAGACAAAATTCACAGTATCACACCAGAAATCAAAACACAGCATTTGCTGTAGATGTATAGAAAAAATACTGAGAGTGTCTGAACAGTTTTCTCCTTATTTCCCCATTATTACACTCAAAAGGTGTGAATAGTCAAGAAACATGCAAGTCAGGATTCTCTTTTTATGCTATCTGTGCCACTCTCCTGTCTCTACCTCCCTTTCTCCATCGCTCACcccgcctctcctcctcccccttgcTCTGAAgtgacagtatgtgtgtttctgagtgagtgcgcgtgtgtgtgtgtgtgtgcgtgtgcgtgtgtgtgcgtgtgtgtgtgtgtgtgtgcagtacgGCAGCTGACTGTGAAGGTCACGCTGCATCACGCAACTTCCTCAGGGCACAGAATAAATCAactccttctccctccttcccctacgcacagagagagaaagtgagagagggagagagtcaGACCACAAAAGacggggggagagagagtgagggtaAGAGATAGAGAGgtaaggggagggggggagctACAGAAAGGCAGAGCAAAGGATGGCaagaaaggggagagagggtggaagaagaaaaatgtgatttccAGAGCGTGAGAGTCTCTAAGAAAACTCTGAGTGACGGTGATTGACTGCCAAGCTATAGCAGTCCGGTACTGGCGTGCACACAcccgccccctcctccccccacccctttCGGACGACGGCCCCCGCTTGCCGTTCGCTTCCGTCTGATGCCCAAATTAACCTTCTGGGCAAAGTGAAGGAGGCCCAAAGCAGCCTAATCAGAGGCTGATTATGGCGGTGGCGGCTGGCTAAAGGGTCAGGGTAATTGTGCCATCAGAGGCCTGATTGTTTTCAATCAGACGGGCGGCCGAGTGACAGCTGGGGGATTGGGGCCCTGATGGAGCCGCGGTGGGCCTAAtcagagaagagaaggggagacagacagagggagagagagagagaaagagagagagagcggagcaggggggggggggcggaaAGGGGGAGGCTGATTGGTGCAAATGAACAGTCAAAACAGTAAGCCTTGACGCCGAACTCCAtgacacgcacacgcacgctcACATGGATGCGTGGACTGACACGCGTCTCAGATGTTTCCGTCACACGCGCACGCAGTCAAAAACTTCCTATGGCATGTCCTCattaatacaaacaaacaacgttggtgtttaatttgttgtttattaGTCCGTGTGCATTGTGTCATGCATTTATATCTGCATCTGCAGAATAGTTTGGTGCCACGATGCAATTTGTTGACACTTACAAGCTGAGATGATCATTCGCTACACTTTAACGCCTTGACACTGCATCCCCAGCCTCTACTTGCATGGAAAACccataaccacacacacacacacacacacacacgcacactcttCCAGTACCTTCCATATCTCCTCCTCGCTCAGCGAGGTGAGGCGGTCGCTCTTCAGCACCTCCCTGAGGAGGCGGTAGGGCAGCTGCAGGGCCTCGTCCTGCCTGCTCTGGCTCAGCTCAGACAGATGCTCCACCAGGAAGCCCACCACGGCCTCCTCCAGGGCGGGGAGGTGGAACAGGTCGGCCACCCGGTACAGCTCCAGGTAGTTCACGCTACTCAGCTCCTGCAGGGTGAATCCATAAACACACGAGTGAACGCACATATACAACCAGACAGCAAAAGATGACTTTACCTagaaattatattatttagtttGAAGGTATATTTAGTCAACTTATGTAAGCTttaatttcttttgttttttattatagcCATGATTTTAAAAGAATACCTCACATTTACCAAATATAGGTATCTTCTCCTCCACCCACACAAAAGAGTTGGACATACACACTAATTTCTGAaagatatgtaaatatgtaagcCACACATAAGCAGTATGTATTCATTAAATGCGGGTTGAGTTCCATTTCATTGTAAAATTACAACATTACAGATGCCAAATGTGGAGACAGTTGGgcagaaagaaaggagaagaaaggaggtaaataaaataaactgaggCCCGTCTGGTGGAATAAGACTGCCATCTTCTGGCTGCCCTTCagcacacacagtacagtaccAACATGGATCAGCTAGTGCTCAACCTGTGATCATATAATACCTTCATGGATCAACCTCTCAGGGTTTTTAGATATTTTGCAATGAAATTAATTTCACTActattttacttaaaaagtatttaagtaagtgtattttgttttggaaaatctctgcaacattattttaaacaaataagattAAAGTTCTTCATAAAATATTAGAATGATgattatacaaataataacagCAACCACAACACATATGAGTCAAAATGTGTCATTAGAGTCACTTTAAATCAAGGACTTAGAGCGCTACACACAGCAAGTGTAGTATTGATCAGCTATTCAATATTCAATTCACTGAGGTCTGCACATCAAGGTGGATGATCGTGACTGGCTGATACATCTGATTTTCAATCAACTGGTGCAGCGTGAATTGGGAAATCAATGTTATTGGTCCGCCCTTACCGCCCACTATGCACGCTAACCACATACCAAGTAAAGCGGTCAGCTGACATGTGTTGTGCAAACACGGATGTGAGCGGatgaacaaacagaaaaaaaacaatcgaTGACAAAATTCTGGAGTTTGCTGACTTTTTTATAGAGAGGTGCATTCTGGTCACTGCAAACCAATAGAGATGAAACCTTTGCAACCACCAGATGGCACATTTGAGCTAAATTGACTTGGATGGAAtaatacagtataaaaacaatAGAGTCTGATGACAGGGATTCAAGATGCACAAgatgaaatgtaattattactGTGTGTAATTAAATACAACCACTGCAAAATGCATTGAAGCTCTAGGGAACAACTGTTCATCAAATACCTCAGAGTGTCTCTGCTCTGCAACAAACTCAACCCGGTTTATGTGCAGCAGCTTTTGGCTGCGTACCCAGAGGGACCTAGGCTGACTTTGCCTCTGTTCCAACAGAGCCATCTCGGCCTCTGGGATGAAACGCATTAAACAAGCAGCGGGGTGGCCTAGTTCTTATGAGGGGGAGATCTGGACTCGGGCACCTTAGCTGACAAGCATCCTCGAGCAGCACACTGAATCTGACCTGTGACCTCCCAGTGGGGGAGGATTCACACTAGACTATTATTTACAGAAGAGATTTGACATTGTTgaattttaataaatacaagaGTTTATTTTTGTGCACACAGATTACTTCTGACATCAAACTTTTCAGTGATGTTCACGTGAAGAAATAATTCAACATAGATGTTagcccctgtttccagtctttgtggtaagctaagctaagctgaccGACTCCTGTTTAATGTTCAGCAAACAAACATGAGAGCagtattgatcctctcatctGTCTCTCACTTAGTTTGATGTTACTGTTGCAGTTATCAGCACAAGCTCCATttgtttcttctgtgttttttttatacagaaatTTTACATACTGCTATATAGGTTACAAGTTCATTGTTTGTGTCCAGGATTGTTTCAAAAAGAAATCTGTACTCTTTGGCCTTTAAACACCTAATTCGGATTTCAGTCATTGccttatattttcaaaaaacacacagtacaaGGACGGACGTTGTAATGTTGGTGCAGATGGCAGCTTGACGCTCTCTTCCTGTATAGTAGTCtttgggtacatcccaagtctcttaaattgcctcctcgattccctcacttgcgtcctttccttgcgtcttagtcccgcccaccagggatgcatggagagacgcaaggaaaccaggcgaggagagaggaaacgaggaaatgtgttttaagagacatgagacgtcctttcctctgaagcgtcacgtgaagcgacgtctgtttctgatgacggcggccgctgatcacagctgatcagctgtcagtcggctttaacagctggagagacttttgattttatgtctgcacacatgatcactgtactaatattaataatgacacaacgaaatcatcactgtactaatattaataagcgcaggaccgatttctaccggcgaaatgcgtttgtcttatttatgaattattaacgtctgtatgttttgaaattgggattgtgatgtcattattaaataatccagaatatgattatgtttcctcctaaacacttgaattaattgattaggctcaatgtttcggggtaaattggaattacataactcatcaacccgacactcaggaattatcagcctcatatgaataaatggaaatgaagataaatgatgtaaaaagtgtttctactgacagacagacagacagactctccaactctttaactctctctctctctctctctctctg
It encodes:
- the klhl32 gene encoding kelch-like protein 32 isoform X6; the encoded protein is MPSEPSLSSREMLTGQRLCQSKSHQDSVLAALNQQRKDGLLCDVTLMAGEQKFHAHKAVLAACSDYFRAMFSLCMVESEADEVTLQGVTGVGLKHALDFAYTGQILLEPAVIQDVLSAGSHLQLLELLSLCSHYLIQLVVLWLEHDCRHQYADDLLQHVRYGLMDVPTLHHLARSHSLVQSSPTAAALVEEALDYHHATFAQPLRQSARTRPRFQSLTLYIAGGRKREVSRVRELRYFNPATQEHVRVAGGSNWSELAPMPTGRSHHCVAVMGNFLFVVGGEVEHATGRTCAVRTACRYDSRGDCWTEIAPMKACREHFVLGVLGQYLYAVGGRNELRQVLPSVERYCPKRNKWMFVQPFDRSLSCHAGCVADSLLWVSGGVTNTAQYQNRLMVYDPEQVLDLSTEGKEEVFYGPTLPFASNGIATCFLPAPYFTCPNLQTLQVPHHRIGAV
- the klhl32 gene encoding kelch-like protein 32 isoform X4, which gives rise to MPSEPSLSSREMLTGQRLCQSKSHQDSVLAALNQQRKDGLLCDVTLMAGEQKFHAHKAVLAACSDYFRAMFSLCMVESEADEVTLQGVTGVGLKHALDFAYTGQILLEPAVIQDVLSAGSHLQLLELLSLCSHYLIQLVVLWLEHDCRHQYADDLLQHVRYGLMDVPTLHHLARSHSLVQSSPTAAALVEEALDYHHATFAQPLRQSARTRPRFQSLTLYIAGGRKREVSRVRELRYFNPATQEHVRVAGGSNWSELAPMPTGRSHHCVAVMGNFLFVVGGEVEHATGRTCAVRTACRYDSRGDCWTEIAPMKACREHFVLGVLGQYLYAVGGRNELRQVLPSVERYCPKRNKWMFVQPFDRSLSCHAGCVADSLLWVSGGVTNTAQYQNRLMVYDPEQDQWLAHSPMLQRRVYHVMVAVRRQLYVLGGNDLDYNNDRILVRHIDSYNMDLDQWTRCSFSLLTGQNESGVAVHDDRIYVVGGYSIWTNEPLACIQVLDLSTEGKEEVFYGPTLPFASNGIATCFLPAPYFTCPNLQTLQVPHHRIGAV